A stretch of the Bacillus sp. B-jedd genome encodes the following:
- a CDS encoding M14 family zinc carboxypeptidase, producing MKKKKVVSSLLAASLLVTVPWSGALAGEVKWVNVNVNEEQDGSKFNSENYDFMKFSKIGQKLEEINKQSNRMKVEVKGTSSKGYPLYVVTIADPEAQGKFGKIQSLRKQMFKNPQKAQDFIAANPDFKVPVMINGSIHGTEFIGSDAVIQLIERFATQNDQTTKQILQNNILIFNVVQNPDGRVDATRFNGEGIDLNRDFITQSQPETQETVALLKEWNPMVFLDTHGYVKNYGPNLQGLIEPCTPPHNPNYEYDLYQKWAFGQAEAMEAEIMGNKGAYEGKLYQDMKGTYIPQRDDSAGWDDYPPIFTPMYAMYHGAYGHTLEAPTNNEDGVQWMYDAIMGALKFATENKEEMIKDQIEIFKRGINFVHPNHKEGHFPQAYILPVDEKDPTVTVKAVSHLLKNDIEVVQASKVFTAGGKSYAKGTYLVKMDQAKAGLANTMLWDGEDISNDIGAMYDISAWSLPELWGFEANPVHEKVEVVASKVNNVGGNGSVSGKGPFLIPNSSVKAVELANKLLAKGVTVKRDAEGNFYADAAANEIFAEVKVSGLQIRTAKIPANAAAVESLKVAILKDGGMGKAQSHAGTKLALKRLGFDVAEVSPVEVAEKGLDGFNVFVYSGTESLIATNLSAANKEFGFQEAAQLQTFKANLNSFLENGGKYIAVGAGASRATKTLGLTDNVVNTGGGNSNGIVKVDYSGTGLGAGYGQDDIGFVYRPAWYTVVGNDEVAATFDNSQDYFLAGHWRGRPDVQSQPLIVKEDGKDVTLIGLEAGFRDHTDYLFRLLSNAIYTK from the coding sequence TTGAAGAAGAAAAAGGTGGTTTCAAGCCTATTGGCAGCGAGCCTGCTTGTGACAGTGCCATGGTCGGGGGCATTGGCGGGCGAGGTAAAATGGGTCAACGTCAATGTGAATGAGGAGCAGGATGGCAGCAAGTTTAACAGTGAAAACTATGACTTTATGAAGTTCTCGAAAATCGGCCAGAAGCTGGAGGAGATCAACAAGCAGTCCAACAGGATGAAGGTGGAGGTAAAAGGGACTTCCTCAAAAGGTTATCCACTCTATGTTGTAACAATCGCCGATCCAGAAGCGCAGGGGAAGTTCGGCAAAATCCAGTCATTAAGGAAGCAGATGTTTAAAAATCCACAAAAGGCACAGGATTTCATCGCGGCCAATCCCGACTTCAAGGTGCCTGTGATGATCAACGGTTCTATTCATGGGACTGAGTTCATCGGGAGTGATGCAGTCATCCAGTTGATTGAGCGCTTCGCGACTCAAAACGACCAGACTACCAAGCAAATTTTGCAAAATAATATCTTGATTTTTAATGTCGTCCAGAATCCGGACGGCAGGGTGGATGCGACTCGTTTCAACGGCGAAGGGATCGACCTGAATCGCGACTTCATTACCCAGTCGCAGCCTGAAACGCAGGAAACGGTCGCCCTTCTGAAGGAATGGAATCCGATGGTGTTCCTTGATACACACGGCTATGTGAAAAATTACGGGCCGAACCTGCAGGGGCTGATTGAGCCGTGCACGCCGCCGCATAATCCAAACTATGAATACGATCTATACCAGAAGTGGGCTTTTGGACAGGCTGAAGCGATGGAAGCGGAAATCATGGGCAATAAGGGCGCCTATGAAGGGAAGCTTTATCAGGATATGAAAGGGACGTATATCCCTCAGCGCGATGACTCGGCCGGATGGGACGACTATCCGCCAATCTTTACGCCGATGTATGCGATGTACCATGGCGCTTATGGCCACACACTTGAAGCTCCGACCAATAATGAGGACGGTGTCCAGTGGATGTACGACGCGATCATGGGCGCGCTGAAGTTCGCCACTGAAAATAAAGAAGAGATGATCAAAGACCAGATTGAAATCTTCAAGCGTGGCATCAACTTCGTGCACCCGAACCATAAGGAAGGCCATTTCCCGCAGGCTTATATTTTGCCAGTGGATGAAAAGGATCCGACCGTGACGGTAAAGGCGGTCAGCCATTTGCTCAAAAATGACATCGAAGTCGTCCAGGCATCAAAGGTATTTACAGCGGGCGGGAAATCCTATGCGAAAGGGACGTATCTCGTCAAAATGGACCAGGCTAAAGCCGGCCTCGCGAACACAATGCTTTGGGACGGGGAAGACATTTCGAATGATATCGGTGCAATGTACGATATTTCCGCCTGGAGCCTGCCAGAGTTGTGGGGATTTGAAGCTAATCCAGTCCATGAAAAAGTTGAAGTGGTAGCCTCGAAAGTGAACAATGTCGGCGGGAACGGCTCAGTTTCCGGAAAAGGGCCATTCCTCATTCCAAACAGCTCTGTCAAAGCGGTCGAGCTGGCCAATAAGCTTTTGGCAAAAGGTGTAACGGTGAAGCGTGACGCAGAGGGTAATTTTTACGCCGACGCGGCAGCGAATGAAATTTTTGCAGAGGTGAAGGTATCCGGCTTGCAGATCCGCACTGCGAAGATTCCGGCCAATGCCGCAGCAGTGGAAAGCCTGAAGGTAGCGATTCTGAAGGACGGCGGAATGGGCAAGGCTCAGTCCCATGCGGGGACGAAACTTGCTTTGAAGCGCCTTGGCTTTGATGTTGCCGAAGTATCGCCGGTTGAAGTCGCAGAAAAAGGGCTAGACGGGTTCAATGTATTTGTCTACAGCGGGACGGAAAGCCTGATCGCGACCAATTTAAGCGCGGCCAATAAAGAGTTTGGATTCCAAGAGGCCGCCCAGCTGCAGACGTTTAAAGCGAACTTGAACAGTTTCCTTGAAAACGGCGGGAAGTACATCGCAGTCGGAGCGGGAGCATCCCGTGCGACAAAGACGCTTGGTTTGACGGATAATGTGGTGAATACCGGCGGCGGGAACAGCAACGGGATTGTGAAGGTCGACTACAGCGGCACCGGACTTGGAGCGGGGTATGGCCAGGATGACATTGGCTTCGTCTACCGACCTGCCTGGTATACGGTCGTTGGCAATGATGAGGTTGCTGCGACATTTGACAACAGCCAGGATTACTTCCTCGCCGGCCACTGGAGAGGGCGCCCGGATGTCCAGTCACAGCCTTTGATTGTAAAAGAGGATGGGAAGGACGTTACCCTGATCGGTCTTGAAGCGGGATTCCGCGACCACACCGATTACCTATTCCGACTCCTCTCAAATGCGATTTATACGAAATAG
- the cydC gene encoding thiol reductant ABC exporter subunit CydC: MKTDKWIKPYILRHRWLFALAILLGALTVLFGGSLMFSSGFLISKSATRPESILMVYVPIVGVRAFGIGRAAIGYAERLTNHQFILKIVSAMRLRLYKIVEPQAVFLRSKFRTGDILGALADDIEHLQDFYLKTLLPAIVSLAVYTVVILFAGAFSIQFAIVLAILCGLLVFAGPIVSFLYMRVKNGEMKRLRNVLYSDSADAVFGLGDWLFSGREEEFIRRHEQRQADLLELEKQRQSFVDWRDLLQHGILGFTVVATVYWASGAAEEGEIPATLIAAFSLAMLSLLESFLPLSTAAGDVTIYSDSVRRLEGMESGSVHKWSKDEEEAAYKASQAEIELKEVSFAYEDGESVISNFSLNVRQGEKIAILGPSGSGKSTLLKLIHGQLLPTKGEVLLNGRRTGEIVGEIPHWIAVLNQKAYLFNTSVMNNIRLGNEGASDEEVFEAANKVGLHDMLTGLPDGYRTGMSEAGRRFSGGERQRISLARILLQKTPVVIMDEPTVGLDPITENKLLADIFQALEGKTMIWVTHHLAGMERMDRILFMDDGEVTLDGTHEELLRESERYRRLYEMDRPV; the protein is encoded by the coding sequence ATGAAAACCGATAAATGGATCAAACCATATATTCTCCGGCACCGCTGGCTGTTCGCACTGGCAATTTTGCTTGGCGCACTGACCGTCCTGTTCGGCGGCAGTCTAATGTTTTCTTCGGGATTTCTTATTTCAAAATCAGCCACCCGCCCCGAGTCGATACTGATGGTGTATGTGCCGATTGTCGGCGTCCGCGCTTTCGGGATCGGCAGGGCGGCCATCGGCTATGCCGAACGCCTCACCAACCACCAATTTATCCTGAAAATCGTTTCGGCGATGAGGCTGCGCCTTTATAAAATTGTTGAACCCCAGGCCGTCTTCCTGAGATCGAAATTCCGGACGGGAGACATCCTTGGCGCATTGGCGGATGATATAGAACATCTGCAGGACTTCTACTTAAAAACATTGCTGCCGGCGATTGTTTCCCTGGCTGTATATACGGTGGTTATTTTGTTCGCCGGGGCATTTTCAATTCAATTCGCAATTGTGCTGGCGATTTTGTGCGGCCTGCTTGTTTTTGCCGGCCCGATTGTCTCCTTCCTATATATGCGGGTAAAGAATGGCGAGATGAAGCGACTGCGCAACGTCCTATATTCGGATTCAGCCGATGCTGTTTTCGGACTCGGCGACTGGCTTTTCAGCGGCCGGGAGGAAGAATTCATTCGCCGGCATGAACAGCGGCAGGCCGACCTGCTGGAACTTGAAAAACAGCGGCAGTCCTTCGTCGACTGGCGTGACCTTTTGCAGCACGGGATCCTCGGTTTTACGGTGGTCGCGACTGTTTATTGGGCCTCCGGGGCAGCTGAGGAAGGAGAAATTCCCGCAACACTAATTGCGGCCTTCTCGCTTGCGATGCTGTCGCTGCTTGAATCGTTTCTGCCCCTGTCGACGGCGGCTGGGGACGTGACAATCTACAGCGATTCTGTTCGAAGGCTTGAGGGGATGGAAAGCGGCAGCGTTCACAAGTGGAGTAAGGATGAAGAAGAAGCTGCTTATAAAGCTTCCCAGGCAGAGATTGAACTGAAGGAAGTTTCTTTTGCCTATGAAGATGGCGAGAGTGTCATCTCCAATTTTAGTTTAAATGTTAGACAAGGGGAAAAGATCGCCATTCTAGGGCCAAGCGGCTCCGGTAAATCGACATTGCTGAAACTGATTCATGGGCAGCTTTTGCCAACGAAAGGCGAGGTGCTTTTAAACGGAAGGCGGACAGGTGAAATAGTCGGGGAGATTCCTCACTGGATTGCCGTTCTGAACCAGAAGGCTTATTTATTCAACACATCCGTCATGAATAATATTAGGCTTGGAAATGAGGGCGCTTCCGATGAAGAAGTGTTTGAAGCGGCTAACAAGGTAGGGCTCCATGACATGCTTACAGGGCTTCCTGATGGTTACCGGACAGGAATGAGTGAGGCCGGGCGGCGTTTTTCAGGCGGGGAACGGCAGCGGATTTCGCTGGCGCGGATTCTTTTGCAAAAAACGCCAGTCGTCATAATGGATGAACCGACCGTCGGTTTGGATCCAATCACCGAAAACAAGCTTCTCGCAGATATTTTTCAGGCGCTAGAGGGTAAAACCATGATTTGGGTGACCCATCACCTCGCCGGTATGGAAAGAATGGATCGGATTTTGTTCATGGATGACGGCGAGGTTACTTTGGATGGCACCCATGAAGAACTTCTGCGTGAAAGTGAACGGTACCGCCGCCTGTATGAAATGGACCGGCCGGTTTGA
- a CDS encoding DUF3949 domain-containing protein, which yields MRFLWVPAAYLLLSLLFLPFQYQYIKQLKERRRRNERKGISQSEMVERMSFEEQQLTFNVQGNFLFMGSNLLAEGLYYLKHRKDKNQA from the coding sequence TTGCGTTTTCTATGGGTTCCGGCAGCTTACCTTTTGTTATCGTTGCTATTTTTGCCATTTCAATATCAATATATAAAGCAATTGAAGGAAAGAAGAAGGCGAAACGAGCGAAAAGGAATCAGCCAAAGCGAAATGGTTGAAAGAATGAGCTTCGAAGAACAGCAACTGACTTTTAATGTCCAAGGGAATTTTCTGTTTATGGGCTCGAACCTGCTTGCAGAGGGTCTTTATTATTTGAAGCATCGAAAAGATAAGAATCAGGCCTGA
- a CDS encoding MarR family winged helix-turn-helix transcriptional regulator, with protein sequence MEDKSLEIIDLELALLIRRITSANRKIGHLDRSAYLILYRILSDGPAGVKTLAEESDLDISTLSRQTAALEQKGFVERMPDPLDRRAYSLQITELGKQEFFEHRKLRFAALAENFKSWSEEEQRQFASLLQKYNHPFKKK encoded by the coding sequence ATGGAAGACAAAAGTTTGGAAATTATCGATCTCGAGCTGGCCCTCCTCATCCGGCGCATCACGTCCGCCAACCGGAAAATCGGCCATCTTGATCGTTCCGCCTACTTGATTTTGTACCGGATTCTTTCCGACGGACCGGCTGGGGTGAAGACTCTTGCAGAAGAATCTGACCTCGATATTTCGACTTTAAGCCGGCAGACGGCCGCTCTCGAGCAAAAAGGCTTTGTCGAGAGAATGCCCGATCCGCTTGACCGCAGGGCGTATTCCCTGCAAATAACCGAACTTGGCAAACAGGAATTTTTCGAGCACAGGAAACTGAGATTCGCTGCCCTGGCCGAGAATTTTAAAAGCTGGTCTGAAGAGGAACAAAGGCAATTCGCAAGCCTTTTGCAAAAATACAACCATCCTTTTAAAAAGAAATGA
- the cydB gene encoding cytochrome d ubiquinol oxidase subunit II: MELSELWFIIIAVVFIGFFFLEGFDFGVGMATRFLARDQLERTVMVNTIGPVWDANEVWLLTGGGAIFAAFPHWYATMFSGYYLPLLVVLLCLIARGVSFEFRRKGPNALWTNTWDWAIFMSSLLVPFLLGVLFTSMLKGMPIQKDMNMTAGFSDFINIYSVWGGLTVTLLCFLHGLYFLSLKTEGSIRKRAREMAMKVIPFVLGALVVFVVLSWTMTDIFVVRRVPELILMNIIVLAYGLSYIFISKKKEGLAFTMSGIGLASTVTAIFIGLFPRVMISSIDKAFDLTVYNAASGPYSLKIMTIVTVTILPFVLGYTAWSYYIFRKRVSAKEHLTY; encoded by the coding sequence ATGGAATTGAGTGAATTATGGTTTATTATCATTGCTGTTGTTTTTATCGGCTTCTTTTTTCTCGAGGGCTTTGATTTCGGGGTCGGCATGGCAACGAGGTTCCTTGCCCGTGACCAGCTTGAGCGTACAGTCATGGTCAATACAATCGGCCCTGTCTGGGATGCGAACGAAGTCTGGCTATTGACTGGTGGCGGAGCGATTTTCGCGGCGTTTCCTCACTGGTATGCGACGATGTTCAGCGGATATTACCTGCCGCTTCTTGTTGTCCTTCTCTGCCTGATTGCGCGCGGCGTTTCGTTCGAATTCCGCCGCAAAGGCCCGAACGCTTTGTGGACGAACACTTGGGACTGGGCGATTTTCATGAGCAGCCTACTGGTGCCATTCCTGCTCGGAGTCCTGTTTACAAGCATGCTGAAGGGAATGCCAATCCAGAAAGACATGAATATGACTGCGGGCTTCTCGGATTTCATTAACATCTATTCCGTTTGGGGCGGCCTGACAGTAACATTGCTTTGCTTCCTGCACGGTCTTTACTTCCTATCCCTGAAAACGGAAGGAAGCATCAGGAAAAGGGCGAGGGAAATGGCGATGAAAGTCATCCCGTTCGTCCTAGGCGCTCTTGTCGTTTTTGTCGTGCTGTCCTGGACAATGACTGATATCTTTGTCGTGCGCCGTGTGCCTGAGCTCATCCTAATGAACATCATTGTGCTCGCCTATGGGCTATCCTACATTTTTATTAGCAAAAAAAAGGAAGGCCTGGCATTCACAATGTCAGGGATTGGGCTTGCCTCAACCGTAACGGCGATTTTTATCGGCCTATTCCCGCGGGTGATGATCAGCTCGATTGACAAGGCGTTCGACCTTACCGTTTACAACGCAGCGAGTGGTCCCTATTCCCTTAAAATCATGACGATTGTGACGGTGACCATTTTGCCATTCGTACTTGGCTATACAGCCTGGAGCTACTATATTTTCAGAAAAAGAGTTTCTGCGAAGGAGCATTTAACCTACTGA
- the cydD gene encoding thiol reductant ABC exporter subunit CydD produces MDPTLFSTKGFKPVMAVLAGLTVLQAAMIIIQGYFLADAISSLFGGDLFHSSAGKLGIFLGALVLRHFLAMLKRKLAFRFAAETSTRLREQLLRKLFVLGPRFAAAEGSGQTVTLLMEGIPKYRRYLELFLPKLASSILIPAAVCGFVFFQNVRSAAILIIALPILIVFMILLGLAAKEKASRQYSSYQVLANHFVDSLRGLETLKNLGISRRHAGKIGKVSEQYRKATMSTLRFAFLSSFALEFFTMLSVATVAVFLGLELINGTMELQTALTVLILAPEYFLPIREVGADFHATLDGKEAGGKIRSILEKEGPAVLGNEGLPDWKADSKLTVENLRLPYAALDGGGISFTVTGAKKIGIIGASGAGKSTLIDVLSGFLQAEADRISIDGKRLSSFANPFWQKQLTYIPQHPYVFSGSLLENIRFYQPEATEAEVREAADSAGLSNIIARLPEGIHTLIGEGGRMLSGGQEQRVALARAFLGSRPVTMLDEPTAHLDIETEYELKQTMLNLFEGKLVFLATHRLHWMRDMDFILVLDEGKLAESGTHEELLARKGFYYKLCQAQMEGWE; encoded by the coding sequence ATGGATCCAACATTGTTCTCCACCAAAGGTTTCAAGCCGGTCATGGCTGTACTGGCGGGGCTGACTGTCCTCCAGGCAGCCATGATCATCATACAGGGCTATTTTCTGGCTGATGCAATCTCCTCCCTATTTGGGGGAGATTTGTTTCATTCCTCTGCAGGAAAACTGGGGATTTTCCTAGGCGCACTAGTATTGCGCCATTTCCTCGCGATGCTGAAACGGAAACTTGCCTTTAGGTTTGCAGCTGAAACGAGCACCCGTTTAAGGGAGCAGCTTTTGCGAAAGCTGTTCGTCCTAGGCCCAAGGTTTGCCGCCGCAGAAGGCTCCGGCCAGACAGTGACATTACTGATGGAGGGAATTCCGAAATACCGGCGCTACCTGGAGCTCTTTTTGCCAAAACTGGCCAGCTCCATCTTGATTCCCGCGGCGGTCTGTGGATTTGTCTTTTTCCAGAATGTCCGCTCGGCGGCCATCCTGATCATCGCCTTGCCAATCCTGATCGTTTTCATGATATTGCTAGGACTGGCGGCGAAAGAAAAAGCAAGCCGGCAATACAGTTCCTATCAAGTGCTCGCGAATCATTTCGTCGACTCGCTCCGTGGCTTGGAAACACTGAAAAACCTTGGAATCAGCCGGCGCCATGCCGGAAAAATCGGAAAGGTCAGCGAACAGTACCGTAAAGCGACGATGTCCACGTTAAGATTCGCTTTTTTATCAAGCTTTGCCCTTGAGTTTTTCACGATGCTTTCCGTCGCGACCGTCGCTGTTTTTCTCGGGCTAGAGTTGATTAACGGGACGATGGAATTGCAGACGGCGTTGACCGTCCTGATTCTTGCGCCGGAATACTTCCTGCCGATCCGGGAGGTCGGAGCGGATTTCCATGCCACCCTTGACGGAAAAGAAGCAGGTGGGAAAATCCGCTCAATTTTGGAAAAGGAAGGGCCTGCGGTTTTAGGGAATGAAGGACTGCCAGACTGGAAGGCAGATTCAAAACTTACCGTTGAAAACCTGAGACTGCCATATGCAGCGCTGGACGGCGGAGGAATCAGCTTTACGGTAACGGGTGCGAAGAAAATCGGCATTATCGGTGCGAGTGGTGCTGGTAAGTCAACGTTGATCGATGTGCTGAGCGGCTTCTTGCAGGCGGAGGCAGACAGAATCTCCATTGACGGAAAGCGACTCAGTTCTTTTGCCAACCCCTTTTGGCAAAAGCAGCTGACGTACATTCCTCAGCATCCGTACGTTTTTTCCGGCTCACTGCTCGAAAATATCCGCTTTTACCAGCCTGAGGCAACGGAAGCGGAGGTGAGGGAAGCCGCAGACTCGGCAGGATTGTCTAATATCATCGCCCGCTTGCCTGAGGGAATTCATACGTTGATAGGTGAAGGCGGCAGGATGCTGAGCGGCGGCCAGGAACAGCGTGTTGCTCTGGCGCGCGCCTTCCTCGGGAGCCGCCCTGTTACGATGCTCGATGAGCCCACTGCCCATCTTGATATCGAGACCGAATATGAACTGAAGCAAACGATGCTGAACTTATTTGAAGGTAAGCTTGTTTTCCTGGCGACACACAGGCTTCACTGGATGAGGGACATGGATTTCATCCTTGTGCTGGACGAGGGGAAATTAGCCGAAAGCGGGACGCATGAAGAACTGCTGGCCAGAAAGGGATTTTATTACAAGCTGTGCCAGGCGCAAATGGAGGGCTGGGAATGA
- a CDS encoding DUF2785 domain-containing protein — protein MMTFLNEILFTEEELKTVLLKVKAGASVVGEQKQHIVKSMLAHIGSADSVLRDKLIYGSFCKMILEGQLEEEQLINLFESSLSESYLFKGIGEKGTDTVFTRSFTSLLIALILYKDGEDDILPASMVETAKERLLEYIQAERDLRGFVPGKGWAHSIAHAADAIDELVKNQKVGSEDFSGLLQVLWDKMLVSESVYIRQEEERVVVPIVAMLQRGLDQNEVVALLKNTPEKIKISREVLGEEHYWNLVANAKNFLKSLYIKSGTVPVMSALREPILKSYDKI, from the coding sequence ATGATGACTTTTTTAAATGAAATTCTTTTCACGGAAGAAGAACTGAAAACAGTCCTGCTAAAGGTTAAAGCGGGGGCGAGTGTGGTCGGGGAACAGAAACAGCACATTGTGAAATCGATGCTCGCACATATCGGATCGGCTGACAGCGTGCTGAGGGACAAGCTGATCTACGGTTCTTTTTGCAAAATGATTCTGGAGGGACAATTGGAGGAGGAGCAGTTAATCAATTTGTTCGAGTCATCCCTGAGTGAGTCATACCTTTTTAAAGGGATCGGTGAGAAGGGGACGGACACAGTTTTCACCAGGTCGTTTACATCCCTGCTGATCGCTCTGATCCTATATAAGGATGGGGAGGATGATATCTTGCCCGCAAGCATGGTGGAAACGGCGAAGGAACGTCTGCTAGAGTACATACAGGCGGAGAGGGATTTAAGGGGCTTTGTACCCGGCAAAGGTTGGGCGCACAGCATCGCCCATGCGGCGGACGCCATTGATGAACTCGTCAAAAACCAAAAAGTTGGCAGTGAAGATTTTTCTGGCCTCCTACAGGTGTTGTGGGATAAAATGCTCGTCAGCGAGTCCGTCTATATCCGCCAGGAGGAAGAACGAGTGGTCGTTCCAATCGTGGCCATGCTGCAAAGAGGGCTTGATCAGAACGAAGTGGTAGCATTACTGAAAAATACACCCGAAAAAATAAAAATTAGCCGGGAGGTATTAGGGGAAGAACACTATTGGAATTTAGTCGCGAACGCTAAGAACTTCCTGAAAAGCCTTTACATAAAATCCGGCACCGTGCCAGTAATGAGTGCGTTGCGGGAACCTATTCTAAAAAGCTACGATAAAATTTAA
- a CDS encoding RDD family protein gives MEIHKPAGFGTRFLAGFLDSIIVSSVIGLVVYLIAGEMKLEWASSYPWQIATLIYSTITPVVWGGYVIGKRIFKIRIRKFKDDRPVNLVDMLLREVVGKYIVGGVTFGISIIVSAFMIMIREDKRAIHDFIGGTYVRYDEPA, from the coding sequence ATGGAGATACACAAGCCGGCCGGTTTTGGCACACGTTTTTTAGCGGGGTTTCTTGATTCAATTATTGTATCGTCGGTCATAGGACTCGTTGTGTATTTGATCGCGGGAGAGATGAAACTGGAGTGGGCGAGCTCTTATCCGTGGCAAATTGCTACGCTGATTTATTCGACAATCACGCCTGTGGTCTGGGGCGGTTATGTGATTGGCAAAAGGATTTTTAAAATCCGGATCCGGAAGTTCAAGGATGACAGGCCGGTAAATCTGGTCGATATGCTGCTTCGCGAAGTCGTCGGGAAATACATCGTGGGCGGGGTGACATTCGGCATTTCCATCATTGTCAGCGCGTTCATGATAATGATTCGAGAGGACAAAAGGGCGATTCATGACTTTATTGGGGGCACGTATGTAAGGTATGATGAACCAGCCTAA
- a CDS encoding cytochrome ubiquinol oxidase subunit I yields MDLVFLARLQFAVTTVYHFFFVPLSIGLVFMVAVMQTLYVIKKNELYKKMTKFWGNLFLINFAVGVVTGIIQEFQFGMNWSDYSRFVGDVFGAPLAIEALLAFFMESTFIGIWIFGWNRFSKKIHLASIWLVAVGTVLSGFWILTANAFMQVPVGFTINNGRAEMNDFLALITNGQLWVEFPHVIAGALCTGGFFVAGISAYGLLKKKHIHFYKTSMKFAIIAGLVGSLGTALTGHMQAQYLVDTQPMKMAAAEGIWKDTPDPAPWSAFAIIDTKNQENKFEINIPYALSFLSYSKFEGGLKGMETLQKEYAAKYDATVGEGTNYIPPVKTTYWSFRLMIGFGVGMILLSLAGLYLWRKQALEKSALFLKLLLPAISFPFLANTMGWIMTEVGRQPWTVFGLMTTADSVSPNVSAGAVLFSLIMYMLIFTILAGAMVYLMVRKIKKGPEFASGTDSKVTTDPFEGVGA; encoded by the coding sequence ATGGATTTAGTATTTCTCGCAAGGCTGCAGTTCGCGGTAACGACCGTTTACCACTTTTTCTTCGTCCCACTTTCGATCGGGCTCGTTTTCATGGTCGCAGTCATGCAAACACTTTATGTCATTAAAAAGAACGAGCTTTATAAAAAAATGACCAAGTTCTGGGGCAATTTGTTCCTGATCAATTTCGCGGTCGGGGTCGTGACTGGTATTATCCAGGAATTCCAATTCGGCATGAACTGGTCAGATTACTCGAGGTTTGTCGGCGACGTATTCGGTGCTCCATTGGCAATTGAAGCGCTGCTTGCGTTTTTCATGGAATCCACGTTCATTGGAATCTGGATTTTCGGCTGGAACCGCTTCTCGAAAAAGATCCATCTCGCGAGCATTTGGCTCGTGGCGGTCGGTACGGTCCTGTCTGGATTCTGGATTTTGACAGCCAACGCGTTCATGCAGGTTCCGGTCGGCTTTACGATTAATAACGGCCGTGCTGAGATGAATGACTTCCTAGCCCTGATCACAAACGGCCAGCTTTGGGTGGAGTTCCCCCATGTCATCGCGGGCGCCCTGTGCACAGGTGGATTTTTCGTCGCGGGAATCAGTGCGTATGGCCTGCTAAAGAAAAAACATATCCATTTCTATAAAACTTCAATGAAATTCGCTATCATCGCCGGCCTGGTCGGCAGTCTTGGCACCGCGTTGACCGGGCATATGCAGGCGCAATACCTGGTGGATACGCAGCCAATGAAAATGGCGGCGGCGGAAGGAATCTGGAAGGATACGCCTGACCCTGCTCCGTGGTCCGCTTTTGCGATCATTGACACGAAAAATCAGGAAAATAAGTTCGAAATCAATATTCCGTATGCGCTCAGCTTCCTGTCTTATTCGAAGTTCGAGGGCGGCCTGAAGGGGATGGAAACACTCCAGAAGGAATATGCAGCCAAATACGACGCAACTGTTGGCGAAGGGACGAATTACATCCCGCCCGTCAAAACAACGTATTGGAGCTTCCGGCTGATGATCGGTTTCGGCGTCGGCATGATTCTCCTATCCCTTGCTGGCCTGTATTTATGGAGGAAACAAGCTCTCGAGAAAAGCGCGCTTTTCCTCAAACTGCTTTTGCCGGCGATTTCGTTCCCATTCCTCGCCAATACAATGGGATGGATCATGACAGAAGTCGGCCGCCAGCCGTGGACCGTCTTTGGATTGATGACGACGGCCGATTCAGTGTCGCCGAACGTTTCAGCGGGAGCGGTTCTCTTCTCGCTCATCATGTACATGCTTATTTTCACGATTCTCGCTGGCGCCATGGTGTATTTAATGGTGCGCAAAATTAAAAAGGGTCCTGAATTCGCGTCCGGTACGGATTCTAAGGTGACAACCGATCCATTTGAAGGGGTAGGTGCCTAA